In one candidate division WOR-3 bacterium genomic region, the following are encoded:
- the rpsT gene encoding 30S ribosomal protein S20: MLPSHVSQKKRLKQNKRNNLRNRSIKSQVKTIAKKVKSSEGAEDKKESLSKAYSVIDIAAKKNVYHRNKASRLKSKIARSSTVKKNG, encoded by the coding sequence ATTTTGCCAAGTCACGTTTCGCAGAAGAAAAGGTTGAAACAGAACAAGAGAAACAATCTCAGAAACAGGTCTATTAAAAGCCAGGTCAAGACTATTGCCAAAAAAGTAAAGTCATCCGAAGGGGCTGAAGATAAAAAAGAAAGTCTTTCAAAAGCTTATTCGGTTATAGACATAGCGGCGAAAAAAAACGTCTATCATAGAAACAAAGCTTCAAGGCTGAAAAGCAAAATCGCCAGGTCTTCCACCGTTAAAAAAAACGGTTGA